The Flavobacterium psychrophilum genome includes a region encoding these proteins:
- a CDS encoding alkylhydroperoxidase has protein sequence MADLVQEFNDYRQKMNDKLLGDNNKVIKRIFNVDTNAYLPGALDVKTKELLGLVASVVLRCDDCVKYHLETCYKEGITKEQVMEALSIGTVVGGTIVIPHLRRAYEFWEALEASDITPGV, from the coding sequence ATGGCTGATTTAGTACAAGAATTCAACGACTACCGCCAAAAGATGAATGACAAGCTTTTGGGCGACAACAATAAAGTTATTAAACGTATTTTTAACGTAGACACGAATGCCTATTTGCCGGGCGCCCTTGATGTAAAAACCAAGGAGCTTCTTGGACTTGTAGCATCGGTAGTACTGCGATGCGATGACTGCGTAAAATACCATCTTGAGACCTGCTATAAAGAAGGAATTACCAAAGAACAGGTTATGGAAGCGCTAAGCATAGGCACCGTTGTAGGCGGAACAATTGTTATTCCTCACCTGCGCAGGGCGTATGAATTTTGGGAAGCACTTGAAGCAAGTGATATCACTCCGGGCGTTTAA
- a CDS encoding sugar transporter, producing the protein MIRKALLFFITVSLFCSCASRKKIVYFQNISNTSESSAVNYEPSLKADDLLLIIVSASDPESVKDFNLPLVGVMNSSGSNMNVVSSQQQYQTYLVDNSGNIQFPVLGTLKLGGLTRAEAINKLNAELKKYVNDAIVNMRILNFKVSLLGEVTRAGSYNINTERVSLPEALAMAGDMTIYGDRSRVLIIREANGKKTHNFVDMTKADFINSPFYYLTQNDIVYVEPNKTRINSSVVGPNITVAISGISLLITIIALATR; encoded by the coding sequence ATGATAAGGAAAGCACTATTATTTTTTATTACCGTCTCGTTATTTTGCTCTTGTGCATCAAGGAAAAAAATCGTTTATTTTCAAAACATTTCTAACACTTCAGAAAGTTCGGCAGTTAATTATGAGCCAAGTTTGAAAGCAGACGATTTATTGCTTATTATTGTTTCTGCTTCAGATCCTGAGTCAGTAAAAGATTTTAACCTTCCGCTTGTGGGGGTTATGAACTCGTCAGGATCTAATATGAATGTTGTTTCGTCACAACAACAATATCAAACCTATCTTGTTGATAATAGTGGTAATATACAATTTCCGGTTTTAGGTACCCTGAAACTTGGTGGACTTACACGTGCAGAAGCAATCAATAAGCTTAATGCAGAACTTAAGAAATATGTGAATGATGCTATTGTTAACATGAGGATACTTAATTTTAAAGTGTCGTTACTTGGTGAAGTTACGAGAGCAGGTTCTTACAATATCAACACAGAAAGAGTATCACTGCCTGAAGCTCTTGCAATGGCCGGTGATATGACTATATATGGCGATAGGAGCAGGGTTCTTATTATCAGGGAGGCAAACGGAAAGAAAACGCATAATTTTGTTGATATGACAAAGGCAGATTTTATCAATTCGCCTTTTTACTATCTTACACAAAATGATATAGTTTATGTTGAACCCAACAAAACAAGGATTAACTCATCTGTGGTAGGTCCTAATATAACTGTAGCTATATCCGGAATCTCATTATTAATTACCATTATCGCCCTAGCAACACGTTAA
- a CDS encoding phosphatidylserine synthase → MSFKKHVPNLITLCNLSAGLIALIYSFNTHYQMAFVWVCIGIFFDFWDGFFARVLKVQSDLGLQLDSLADMVTSGVVPGLVMYQMLSEIATNQEEYNLSSDNYYLGLLPFAGFIITLASCYRLAKFNVDTRQTDSFIGLPTPANALFILSLPVIEAHSDGTGVVFEMLSNPFVLIGISLLSAYMLNAEIPLFSLKVKYFNWETNKIQVIFLILSILLLFFFQYLGIPLIILSYVALSVVNNKLLQPKAA, encoded by the coding sequence ATGTCTTTTAAGAAACACGTCCCTAATCTTATTACGCTGTGTAACCTGTCAGCAGGTCTTATTGCTTTGATATATTCATTTAATACCCATTACCAAATGGCATTTGTTTGGGTATGCATTGGTATATTCTTTGATTTTTGGGATGGATTCTTTGCTCGTGTGCTTAAAGTGCAGAGCGACTTAGGCCTTCAGTTGGATTCCCTTGCCGATATGGTAACTAGTGGGGTAGTGCCCGGGCTTGTTATGTACCAGATGCTTTCTGAGATTGCTACAAACCAGGAAGAGTATAACCTTAGTTCTGATAACTACTACTTAGGATTACTGCCTTTTGCAGGTTTTATAATAACACTGGCATCGTGCTATAGGCTTGCGAAGTTTAATGTAGATACACGCCAGACCGATTCATTCATCGGATTGCCTACACCGGCTAATGCTTTATTCATATTGAGCCTTCCGGTTATAGAGGCACATTCTGACGGTACAGGTGTTGTTTTCGAAATGCTGAGCAACCCGTTTGTACTTATTGGTATAAGCCTGTTGAGTGCTTATATGCTGAATGCAGAAATTCCTTTGTTTTCGCTTAAAGTAAAATACTTTAATTGGGAAACAAATAAAATACAGGTGATCTTCCTTATACTATCAATATTGTTGTTGTTCTTCTTCCAGTATTTAGGTATACCGCTTATAATACTATCCTATGTAGCACTATCGGTAGTCAATAATAAATTACTTCAGCCTAAAGCTGCTTAA
- a CDS encoding acetyltransferase, whose protein sequence is MFLYGASGHSKVIIEIIRAVGETTIDALYDDNPKYTDILGVPVNNDASFLQNGNRCIISIGNNRVRQKIAMKIDANFVSAIHPNAVVAPSSTISAGTVVMAGAVINADAFVGTHCIVNTASVIEHDCVLGDYVHISPNAALAGNVIVGEGTHVGIGACVIQGVSVGKWVTVGAGCVVIDDIPDYAVVVGNPGRIIKFNEIG, encoded by the coding sequence ATGTTTTTATACGGCGCGAGCGGACATAGTAAAGTCATTATAGAGATAATCAGAGCCGTTGGAGAGACAACCATCGATGCTCTGTATGATGATAATCCTAAATATACAGATATTCTGGGTGTGCCTGTAAATAATGATGCGTCATTTTTACAAAACGGAAATAGATGCATAATTTCAATAGGGAATAATAGAGTAAGGCAAAAAATCGCCATGAAAATAGACGCAAACTTTGTGTCAGCAATCCATCCTAATGCTGTTGTAGCTCCGTCCTCAACTATAAGTGCGGGTACAGTTGTTATGGCAGGTGCTGTAATAAATGCAGATGCATTTGTGGGAACACATTGTATCGTTAATACAGCATCGGTAATAGAACATGATTGTGTTTTAGGTGACTATGTACATATATCCCCTAATGCTGCATTGGCAGGTAACGTGATCGTAGGCGAAGGTACTCATGTAGGTATTGGAGCATGTGTGATTCAGGGTGTCAGTGTTGGGAAATGGGTTACCGTAGGTGCAGGGTGTGTTGTAATAGATGATATACCTGATTATGCTGTCGTTGTTGGTAATCCCGGAAGGATAATAAAATTTAATGAAATTGGATAA
- a CDS encoding D-arabinose 5-phosphate isomerase gives MINRDAILATAKKTILSESESIANLVQFLDDDFVKAAEIIYNCKTRLVVTGIGKSAIIAQKIVATLNSTGTPSLFLHAAEAIHGDLGMVQPGDVVICISKSGNSPEIKVLVPLLKRFGNVLIAMTANKTSFLGKESDFVLNTYVESEACPNNLAPTNSTTAQLVLGDALAVCLMEMRDFKSEDFAKYHPGGALGKKLLLRVGDMLDGTHMPQVSPDSSIKQAIVEISEKRLGVTAVIENNKIVGIITDGDIRRMLNDRDNIAGVSATDIMTRNPKTIKSTDMAVDALNTMENFAITQLVVADEGEYKGILHLHDILKEGIV, from the coding sequence TTGATAAATAGAGACGCAATATTGGCAACTGCCAAAAAAACCATACTTTCTGAAAGTGAGAGCATTGCTAACCTTGTACAGTTCCTTGACGACGATTTTGTTAAGGCTGCCGAAATAATTTACAATTGCAAAACACGCCTTGTTGTAACGGGTATCGGCAAAAGCGCTATCATCGCTCAGAAAATTGTTGCAACCCTTAATTCTACAGGAACACCATCACTTTTTCTTCATGCTGCCGAAGCCATTCATGGTGACCTTGGTATGGTGCAGCCAGGCGATGTAGTTATCTGTATCTCTAAGAGCGGTAACAGTCCGGAAATTAAAGTATTGGTCCCGCTACTAAAACGTTTCGGTAATGTTCTTATTGCCATGACGGCCAATAAAACTTCTTTTTTAGGAAAGGAATCTGACTTCGTATTAAATACGTATGTAGAATCTGAGGCCTGCCCTAACAACCTTGCCCCAACCAACAGTACCACAGCGCAACTAGTTTTAGGCGATGCACTTGCGGTATGCCTTATGGAAATGCGCGATTTTAAAAGCGAGGATTTTGCCAAATACCATCCCGGTGGCGCACTTGGCAAGAAACTATTGCTTCGTGTGGGCGACATGCTGGACGGCACACATATGCCACAGGTTAGCCCCGATAGCAGCATTAAGCAGGCTATTGTTGAAATTTCGGAGAAAAGGCTGGGTGTTACAGCAGTGATAGAAAACAATAAAATAGTTGGTATTATTACCGACGGGGATATAAGGCGTATGCTGAATGACAGGGACAATATTGCTGGCGTTAGTGCTACAGATATTATGACCCGCAACCCAAAAACAATTAAAAGTACAGATATGGCTGTAGATGCGCTGAACACAATGGAGAATTTTGCCATTACTCAGCTTGTGGTTGCCGATGAAGGCGAATACAAGGGCATACTGCATTTACATGATATTTTAAAAGAAGGAATCGTATAA
- a CDS encoding polysaccharide biosynthesis protein: MAKGNKINTGKIYESLHNLGYLPRWIILLLDVFVISMTGLFSYMIIYRTGILYVKPAVYSISIPVYLFTSILSFRAFRTYAGIIRHSSYIDAVKIFFAQFTTAFLLLAINSFYWSVTDHLLFLNIGILINAVFSFSCLFLYRVLVKQVFENYFNNNQSTKLVRSIIYGSDANAIAVANALKSEIPARFKIVGFIDKSSHNKSKMILGLPILQHKKRVSVLMRIFNAEALVIADKSLSKEDKLLIVDECLEFNYKVYTVPLISDWEDQKEISKKVKNFQIQDLLERKPIVLDNKSISGQVKGKTVLITGAAGSIGSEIVRQVIQFGPKNIIMLDQAETPLHHLGLEISGLKDSSSICSVISDVRDRKALDAVFDRFRPQVVYHAAAYKHVPLMEENPSQAIFVNVLGTKNVAELALKYNVDSFVMVSTDKAVNPSNVMGASKRIAEKYVQALHNNEVLLKNNSATKFITTRFGNVLGSNGSVVPLFTKQIEAGGPITLTHPDIIRYFMTIPEACQLVLEAGAMGKGGEIYIFDMGKPVKIIDLAKKMIMLAGFAPYKDINIEIVGLRPGEKLYEELLNDTSKTLPTHHEKIMIAQESYDDFTLLTSLLEDLITAAGGYSREEVVLKMKEIVPEFKSMNSEFQLLDKAAGL; this comes from the coding sequence GTGGCTAAAGGAAATAAAATAAATACAGGTAAGATATACGAATCGCTGCACAATCTAGGATATTTGCCAAGGTGGATTATATTGCTGCTGGATGTGTTTGTTATCTCGATGACAGGTTTGTTCTCCTATATGATTATATATCGTACGGGTATCCTATATGTAAAACCTGCTGTCTACAGCATTAGTATTCCGGTTTATCTTTTTACGAGTATACTTTCCTTTAGGGCATTCAGGACTTACGCAGGAATTATAAGACACTCTTCTTACATAGATGCAGTGAAAATCTTTTTTGCACAATTTACTACCGCATTTCTATTATTAGCAATCAACAGTTTTTACTGGAGCGTCACTGATCATTTACTATTCTTAAATATAGGAATACTTATCAATGCGGTATTTTCTTTTAGCTGTCTGTTTCTTTACAGGGTTTTAGTAAAGCAGGTTTTTGAAAATTATTTTAATAACAATCAGTCAACTAAATTAGTACGGTCTATAATTTATGGGTCAGATGCGAATGCGATAGCTGTTGCCAACGCACTTAAATCTGAAATCCCTGCAAGATTTAAAATTGTAGGTTTTATAGATAAGTCAAGCCATAATAAATCAAAGATGATATTAGGGCTGCCCATATTGCAGCACAAAAAGAGAGTTTCAGTATTAATGAGGATATTTAATGCGGAGGCTCTTGTAATCGCTGATAAAAGTCTTTCTAAAGAGGACAAATTACTAATTGTAGATGAATGCCTTGAGTTTAACTACAAGGTTTATACCGTTCCATTAATTTCAGACTGGGAAGACCAGAAGGAAATTTCTAAAAAAGTCAAAAATTTCCAAATTCAGGATTTACTGGAGAGAAAACCAATAGTGTTGGATAATAAATCGATATCTGGCCAGGTTAAAGGTAAAACCGTATTGATTACGGGTGCGGCAGGCTCTATCGGAAGTGAGATTGTTAGACAGGTAATACAGTTTGGTCCAAAAAATATTATAATGCTGGATCAGGCGGAAACGCCATTGCATCATCTCGGGCTGGAAATATCAGGATTAAAAGATAGTTCAAGTATATGCAGTGTTATTTCCGATGTCAGGGACAGGAAGGCGTTAGATGCCGTTTTTGATAGATTCAGGCCGCAGGTTGTTTATCATGCCGCAGCTTACAAGCATGTGCCACTTATGGAAGAAAACCCTTCGCAAGCCATTTTTGTAAATGTACTTGGAACTAAAAATGTGGCTGAGCTCGCCTTGAAGTATAATGTTGATAGTTTTGTAATGGTTTCAACTGATAAAGCTGTGAATCCAAGCAATGTTATGGGCGCGAGCAAGCGTATTGCTGAAAAGTACGTACAGGCATTACATAATAATGAAGTCCTTCTTAAAAATAATTCGGCAACCAAGTTTATTACAACTCGTTTTGGAAATGTTTTGGGATCTAATGGTTCTGTAGTACCACTATTTACAAAACAGATAGAGGCAGGAGGACCGATAACGCTGACTCATCCTGATATAATACGTTATTTTATGACAATACCAGAGGCTTGTCAGCTTGTTCTTGAAGCTGGTGCCATGGGAAAAGGGGGGGAGATTTATATTTTTGATATGGGTAAACCTGTTAAGATTATCGATCTTGCTAAAAAGATGATCATGCTCGCAGGTTTTGCGCCTTACAAGGATATAAATATAGAAATCGTGGGCTTGAGGCCGGGAGAAAAGTTGTACGAAGAGCTTTTGAACGATACCTCTAAAACACTTCCTACCCATCATGAAAAAATCATGATTGCACAGGAGAGTTATGATGATTTTACTTTACTAACTTCATTGCTGGAAGATCTTATTACTGCCGCAGGTGGTTACTCGCGTGAAGAAGTAGTATTGAAGATGAAAGAAATTGTGCCGGAATTCAAAAGTATGAACTCTGAATTTCAGCTACTGGATAAGGCTGCGGGATTGTAA
- a CDS encoding pyridoxal phosphate-dependent aminotransferase — MSNSKIWLSSPHMGGNELKFINEAFDANWVAPLGPNVDGFEADLETYLGDEVNVGALSSGTAALHLGLILLGVQPGDEVLCQSMTFSASANPIMYLGATPIFVDSEKETWNLCPNALEDAIKDRINKGKQPKAIIAVHLYGMPYKADAIKQISEKYGIPVLEDSAEALGSTYKGQKCGTFGDIGVLSFNGNKIITTSGGGAIVCKNKELKNKAVFLSTQARDNAPHYQHSEVGYNYRMSNICAGIGRGQMEVLDKHIGLRRRMHGFYNDLFKDHDGITLFKEANDDYFSNHWLSAAIFNPEYSNGITREDVRLVLDKNNVESRPLWKPMHMQPVFQSFPYYGANVAENLFRDGLCLPSGSNLNDQDRSRITDAFKESGLL, encoded by the coding sequence ATGAGTAATAGTAAGATATGGCTTTCTTCGCCGCACATGGGAGGAAACGAGTTAAAGTTTATAAATGAAGCATTTGATGCCAACTGGGTGGCGCCTTTGGGTCCGAATGTTGATGGCTTTGAAGCTGATCTGGAAACATATCTTGGAGATGAGGTTAATGTAGGGGCGTTAAGTTCAGGTACTGCTGCCCTCCATTTAGGATTGATATTACTTGGAGTACAACCAGGAGACGAGGTGCTTTGTCAGAGCATGACCTTTTCTGCATCGGCAAATCCTATAATGTATTTAGGAGCAACTCCAATATTTGTTGATAGCGAGAAAGAAACGTGGAATCTTTGTCCTAATGCATTGGAAGATGCAATTAAAGACCGAATAAATAAAGGGAAACAGCCTAAGGCTATTATAGCGGTACATTTATATGGTATGCCTTATAAGGCAGATGCAATAAAGCAAATTTCTGAAAAATATGGTATCCCTGTACTGGAAGATAGTGCAGAAGCTTTGGGAAGTACATATAAAGGCCAAAAATGTGGTACTTTTGGCGATATAGGTGTTTTGTCCTTTAACGGTAATAAAATTATAACGACTTCAGGTGGCGGAGCTATTGTATGTAAAAATAAAGAGCTAAAAAATAAGGCTGTTTTTCTATCTACCCAAGCAAGAGATAATGCACCTCATTATCAGCATAGTGAAGTTGGCTATAATTATAGGATGAGTAACATTTGTGCTGGTATAGGCAGAGGGCAAATGGAGGTTTTGGATAAGCATATTGGTCTAAGAAGAAGAATGCATGGGTTTTACAATGATTTGTTTAAAGATCATGATGGGATAACCCTTTTTAAAGAAGCTAACGATGATTACTTTTCCAATCATTGGCTTAGTGCAGCTATTTTTAACCCTGAATACTCAAATGGTATAACAAGAGAAGATGTAAGGCTGGTATTGGATAAAAATAATGTAGAATCCAGGCCCTTATGGAAACCAATGCATATGCAGCCGGTTTTTCAGTCATTCCCATACTACGGTGCAAATGTCGCTGAAAATCTTTTTAGAGATGGGTTGTGTCTTCCTTCCGGGTCTAACCTAAATGATCAGGATAGGTCAAGAATAACCGATGCTTTTAAAGAGTCAGGTTTGCTTTAA
- a CDS encoding glycoside hydrolase has translation MRRQTSRPSARRAKPKKSSKKITQGKILKYSLLLLFSAFLIAMAYQYRHGFLYWLGFKTDKRIESLSKEERKIADLRTYEILARHKDKVFGIDVSHYQGKIEWETVANDNPDFPLGFVFVRATAGGKKLDSEFKNNWKGAKSNGFLRGAYHYYRPDENSIKQADNFIENVTLSEGDLPPVLDIEKIPNKQNLDSLKTGLKRWLVKVENHYGVKPIIYSGESFYSDFLKKEFKGYDLWIANYSVFADEIRKDWLFWQFTDKATLKGIETNIDVNIYNGSYVALRKICIKI, from the coding sequence ATGAGGAGACAAACGTCGCGACCTTCAGCAAGAAGGGCTAAGCCGAAAAAATCTTCAAAAAAAATTACACAGGGGAAAATACTTAAGTATTCTCTCCTGTTGCTTTTTAGTGCCTTTTTAATAGCAATGGCGTACCAGTACAGACACGGTTTCTTGTATTGGCTGGGTTTTAAAACCGACAAGCGTATTGAATCCCTTTCTAAGGAAGAGCGCAAGATAGCCGACCTGCGTACCTACGAGATCCTCGCGCGCCATAAGGATAAAGTTTTTGGTATTGATGTTTCGCACTACCAGGGAAAAATTGAGTGGGAAACCGTGGCTAATGACAATCCCGACTTTCCGCTTGGTTTCGTTTTTGTACGTGCTACTGCAGGGGGTAAAAAACTTGATTCCGAATTCAAGAACAATTGGAAAGGGGCTAAGTCGAATGGGTTTCTGAGAGGCGCGTACCACTATTACCGTCCCGATGAAAATTCCATAAAACAGGCCGATAACTTTATTGAGAATGTAACGCTTTCGGAGGGCGATCTTCCGCCGGTATTGGACATCGAAAAAATTCCGAACAAGCAAAACCTTGACAGCCTAAAAACCGGACTTAAACGCTGGCTTGTTAAAGTAGAAAACCATTATGGCGTTAAGCCGATAATCTATAGTGGTGAAAGTTTTTATTCTGATTTCCTGAAAAAGGAATTTAAAGGCTATGATTTGTGGATTGCCAATTATAGTGTATTTGCAGATGAGATTCGAAAAGACTGGTTGTTCTGGCAATTCACCGATAAAGCTACATTGAAGGGTATTGAAACCAATATCGATGTGAATATTTATAATGGGAGTTATGTTGCATTGAGGAAAATATGCATTAAAATATAA
- a CDS encoding ABC transporter: MKLRAENLVKTYKGRSVVKGVSVEVNQGEIVGLLGPNGAGKTTSFYMIVGLVKPNSGKIFLDKTEITDFPMYKRAQHGIGYLAQEASVFRKLSIEDNILSVLQLTNLSKKEQEAKMEELIDEFSLQHIRTNRGDLLSGGERRRTEIARALATDPKFILLDEPFAGVDPVAVEDIQRIVAQLKDKNIGILITDHNVQETLAITDKTYLMFEGGILKAGVPEELVQDEIVRKVYLGQNFELRKKKIDFHKTKEGKEVPDQENF; this comes from the coding sequence ATGAAATTAAGAGCAGAAAACTTAGTAAAGACCTATAAAGGCCGTAGTGTCGTAAAAGGCGTATCGGTTGAAGTAAACCAGGGCGAGATCGTGGGGCTGCTTGGGCCGAACGGTGCCGGTAAAACGACTTCGTTCTACATGATCGTTGGCCTTGTGAAACCTAACAGCGGAAAAATATTTCTGGACAAGACAGAAATTACAGACTTCCCGATGTACAAGCGTGCTCAACACGGTATTGGCTACCTGGCACAGGAAGCATCGGTCTTTAGAAAATTAAGCATAGAAGACAATATACTTAGCGTATTACAGCTAACCAACCTTTCAAAAAAGGAACAGGAAGCTAAAATGGAAGAACTTATCGATGAGTTCTCCTTACAACATATACGCACCAACCGTGGTGACCTTTTATCGGGTGGTGAACGCCGACGTACCGAGATTGCCCGCGCACTGGCAACCGACCCGAAATTTATCCTTTTGGATGAGCCTTTCGCAGGAGTTGACCCCGTTGCAGTAGAAGATATTCAGCGTATTGTAGCACAGCTAAAAGATAAAAATATCGGAATACTTATTACCGACCACAACGTACAGGAAACGTTAGCCATTACGGATAAGACCTATCTTATGTTTGAAGGAGGAATTCTTAAAGCAGGTGTACCCGAAGAACTGGTACAGGACGAAATTGTGCGTAAAGTATACTTAGGGCAGAATTTTGAGCTTCGTAAAAAGAAGATCGACTTCCATAAAACCAAAGAAGGTAAAGAAGTACCGGATCAGGAAAATTTTTAG
- a CDS encoding preprotein translocase subunit TatC has product MSFLDHLEELRWLLVRSSIAIIIGGCVAFAFSGFIFDEIIFAPKSGDFITYRFFCDLANKYDLDKSFCIKELPFEIQSRSMDGQFTTDIWTSITAGFILAFPFILWEFWKFISPALYDKEKKHAVMFIITTSLLFFLGVLFGHYLITPLSLNFLGNYRISSLVKNDIDLDSYLSLVKTTAISCGLVFELPIIMYFLAKIGLVSASFLRTYRRYSYVIILIIAAIVTPPDVVSQMIVTIPLVILYETSIFIAARMDKKRAKLEKEQANG; this is encoded by the coding sequence ATGTCTTTCCTGGACCACCTTGAAGAACTACGCTGGCTATTGGTAAGAAGCTCTATCGCTATAATAATTGGTGGTTGTGTGGCCTTTGCATTTAGCGGATTTATTTTTGACGAAATTATCTTTGCACCCAAAAGCGGCGATTTCATCACCTACCGCTTTTTCTGCGACCTAGCAAACAAATACGACCTCGACAAAAGTTTCTGTATTAAAGAACTTCCGTTCGAAATACAAAGCCGCTCTATGGACGGGCAGTTTACTACCGATATATGGACATCAATCACCGCAGGTTTTATCCTTGCGTTCCCTTTTATTCTTTGGGAATTCTGGAAATTTATCAGTCCGGCCCTATATGACAAAGAGAAAAAACATGCCGTGATGTTTATTATAACAACATCGTTATTGTTCTTCCTTGGGGTGTTATTCGGGCATTACCTTATCACGCCGCTATCACTTAACTTCCTAGGCAATTACAGGATCAGTTCACTCGTTAAAAACGACATTGACCTTGACTCTTACCTTAGCCTTGTAAAAACCACTGCTATATCTTGTGGCCTGGTTTTTGAGCTGCCTATCATAATGTATTTCCTTGCTAAGATCGGGCTGGTATCGGCTTCATTCCTCAGAACATACCGAAGGTATTCGTATGTAATAATACTAATTATCGCTGCAATTGTTACGCCTCCGGATGTAGTAAGCCAGATGATCGTAACCATTCCATTGGTAATACTGTATGAAACCAGTATCTTTATTGCTGCAAGGATGGATAAAAAACGCGCTAAACTAGAAAAAGAACAAGCAAATGGCTGA
- a CDS encoding histidinol phosphatase: MFFFNKPKPNLADLIPDGYVDIHSHLLPGIDDGAKDQQHSIKLINSLRDYGFSEFITTPHVLTGVWNNTREGITAKQESTKVLLKEQGILNPFKAAAEYIMDDAFTQLFKSEPLLTLKENYVLVEMSYINAPIQLYDIIYELQVAGYKPILAHPERYLFYHKRFEEYYKLKKAGCKFQINLSSVTGYYGKEVLTAAQRLIEEGLIDFTGSDVHHERHVESYKNKVQLKKPDLLVTALKNNSLFTS, translated from the coding sequence TTGTTTTTCTTCAACAAACCAAAACCTAACCTGGCAGATCTTATACCCGATGGTTATGTAGATATACATTCTCACCTGCTTCCCGGTATTGACGACGGCGCTAAAGACCAGCAGCATTCCATAAAATTAATTAATAGTTTAAGGGATTATGGATTTTCAGAATTCATAACCACTCCGCACGTGCTTACGGGCGTATGGAATAATACCAGGGAAGGTATTACAGCAAAGCAAGAGTCTACAAAAGTATTGCTAAAAGAGCAGGGGATACTTAATCCGTTTAAAGCAGCGGCAGAGTACATAATGGATGACGCCTTTACACAGCTATTTAAATCGGAACCGCTACTTACACTTAAAGAGAATTATGTGTTGGTAGAGATGTCATACATTAACGCACCAATACAGCTATATGATATAATCTACGAACTTCAAGTAGCAGGATACAAACCGATACTTGCACACCCGGAGCGATATTTATTTTATCATAAAAGGTTTGAAGAGTACTACAAGCTAAAAAAGGCGGGATGTAAGTTCCAGATCAACCTTTCGTCAGTAACAGGCTACTACGGCAAAGAAGTATTAACTGCAGCGCAAAGGCTTATTGAAGAGGGCCTGATCGATTTTACAGGATCTGATGTACACCATGAAAGGCATGTAGAGAGCTATAAAAATAAAGTCCAGCTTAAGAAGCCAGACCTATTAGTTACCGCATTAAAAAACAATTCCCTTTTTACTAGCTAA